The window GATAACCGGGATCCACAGCGCGTAGACCGACAGCCCAATGCCGAAAACGTACAGGAAAATGATGAGGACGATGAAGGCGAAGAAGAAATTGACCAGGTTGGACAGCACGGCGGCCACGGGCAGCAGTTCGCGCGGGAAGTAGACCTTCTTCACCAGCCCCGAATTGCCCGTCACCGACGTCGTGCCGCTGACCAGCGCGCCGCTGAAGAAGTTCCACGGGATTAGGCCGGTCAGGACGAAGATCGGGTAGTCGCGGATCTGGTTATTGGCTAACACAGAGAAGATGATCGTGAAGACGCCCATCAGGAACAGCGGGTTCAGGATGCTCCACAGGATGCCCAGCACCGAGTTCTTGTAGCGGGCCTTCAGATCGCGCACGACCAGATTGCGCAACAGATTGCGATACTGGTATAGCTCGGTCAGCTTGTCGCGCCAATTGCTCAGCCGGTGGTCGGCGTTATAGATATAGGTGGGCGTTTCGCCGCCGGCGCGCGACCGGCTCTCTGAACTCATCCGTTTGGGTGTCTCCCGCCGCCTCGTGTTCACGGCGACTGTTGCCATGTGGCGGCAACGGGTCGCATTATAGCCCATTTTCGGCGATTGCCGACATGCGCTCATCTAGTGTGGGGCTTGCTGTCAAAAGCGGATACGGAGGACCCGGAGGGCCACGGCCCTTGCTCTGTGTCACTCAGGCGATTTAGAGGCCGGCCGTTGGCAAAGAAATACCACCGCCCGGTAAAGGTGTGGAGTGCAGCCAATCCCCACTCAATTTCGGCTACTGGGATAACCCCACGGGGTTATCGATCCAAGATGGCCGTTGCCTAATCAGATAGTTTGACTCGCGACGCTCTACCGGGAGCGGTGGTCTTAAGCACATGATAGCAACTCCCCGCCGGATAATATAGTGACAGATGTCATGCCGAATCCATGACATTTTACGTAGGGGTTGTAGAATAGCCGGATGGATATGGCGCGTATCATCCCGGCGGCCGTGGCCCGCGTGGAAACACGAGCGGGCAATTCGCGCTTTATCGCCACCATCGGCCCGGTCTTCTCGGTCGAGGAAGCCAAAGCCATGATCGGCCGGGTGAAGGCCGAATTCGCCGACGCCAGCCACAACGTCCCGGTCTACCTCATCGGCCACGGCCAGACGACCATCGCTCATTGCCACGACGACGGCGAGCCATCGGGCACGGCCGGGCGGCCGGCGCTGGCCGTGGTGCAGGGCAGCGGGCTGGGCGACGTGGGGCTGGTCATCACGCGCTACTTCGGCGGCACGAAACTGGGCACGGGCGGGCTGGTGCGGGCCTATGGTGACGCGGCGCGGGCGGCGCTGATCGCCGTGCCCCGCGCCGAGAAGGTCGCCACGGTGACGGCCATGGCCGAGGTGGCCTATCCCCTGCTGGAACGGGCCAGACTGCTGATCGAGGCCCACGGCGGCCTGACGTTGGAAGAAGCCTTCGCGGCCGAGATCACCCTGATCGCCCGCTTCCGGCGCGAAGCTTACCCCGCCTTCGCCGACGCTTTGCGCGAGCTATCCCACGGCGCGACCGAAGCAATCATCGTGGAGACGGACGAAGCGACGATCATGCCTCTGAAGTAGGCGCTAACTGCGACGGTAACGCGGCGGCCACCCGCGCCCATACTTCCTCGCCGGTCAACGCGCTGGTATCCAGTACCAGATCGGCGTGGGCCAGGGCGTGGGCCAGCCGCCGCCGCTGCATCTCCAGATACTCCGGCCCGGCGTCGTCGTGCGGCCGACGCGCCCGGTACGCCTCGTGGGAGAGATCGAGATAGATCAGCACGTCGGGATCGACCAGCCGCCGCCACATATCGGGCACGAAGGAGTGCTCCTGGGCCGGGTGGCGGGCGTCATAGCCGGCGGCCCGCAGCGCGGCGATGAGCGTGCTCTTGCCTGAGGCGCAGGGGCCGACGACGGCCACGCGCAGGGGGGCGGGGGAAGGCAGGGGAGCAGGGGAGCGGGGGGGCAGGGGGGAGGGGGGATCGGCGTTCATGGGATGGGTTAGTATCCAGTAATTCGTAGATCAGTGGGGGGGGTGGCGGGTGGCGAGTAGCGGGTGGCGGGTGGCGGTGGGGTTGGCGGTATTTCACCCCTGCCCTCCTGCTCCCCCGCTCCCCTGCGCTTACTCCAACGTCAGCCGCCCGCTCTGCCGCCGCACCTCGTCGCCGTACACGCTGTCCAGCACGGAGATGGCGATGACGCTGATGTCGTCGCGGGGGCGGCCGTCGTCCATGACCATCGCCTCGGCCAACAGCCGGTCGCAGATCTCGGCCGCGCCGCACCGGCCGGAGCTGACCATCGCCTGGAACGCGGCGCACGGGTCGTAGCTGCGCCCCTTGCCGCTCAGGCTGCCGGCGTGGCGCAGGCCGTCGGTGAAGGCCACGATGACCGTGCCGACGGCGATGGGCACCTCGGCGATGACCGGCTTGGTATTGCGGTGGACGCCGACGGCTCTGGATTCGGCGTCGAGTTGGTAGAAGCCGTCGGCCTCGGTGCGCACCAGCACCGGCGTCTCGTTGTTGCGACTGATGACGATGGTGCGGGTGCGCGTATCGACCGACAGGATATTGAGCGTGGCCGAGACCTTGCCGCCACGGAAGGTGTAGAGGTAATCGTGGGCGGCGCGGGCCGCGGCTCCGTCGCGCACGCCCTCGCCCAATAGCTGGATGGCCTTGCGGGCGACGACGTTGCTGATGGCCTTAGCGTTCCGGCCGCTCGTCTGCCCATCGACCAGCACCATCGACATGCCGCCATGCGGCCGCTCGATCATCTCCAGTGTGTCGCCGCTCTCGCGAACGGCCCATTTCGATATTTTGGCGACGGCGAATTGGACTTCCATGGTTCTAATGACGAATGACGAATGACGAATGAAGAGCAGGGGTGCAGGGGAGCGGGGGGCAGGGGAGAAAGAGCGTCGTCCCCAAACCGCTACCCGCCACTCGCAACTCGCTACCCGCTACTGCCTACTACCCACTATCCACTGTTTCACTTCTTCAACCGCCAATCGAGGGCCGTATGCCGCTCGACGACGGGGTTGGTGCGCACGGCGATCTGGATGGCGCGGCGCGTGCCGACCAGGATCACCAGCTTGCGGGCGCGGGTGATGGCCGTGTAGAGCAGGTTGCGCTGGAGCATCAGATAATGCTGCACCACCACCGGGATGACCACACACGGATACTCCGATCCCTGCGACTTGTGAACGCTGACGGCATAGGCGTGGATCAGTTCGTCTACCTCCAGAAAGCTATAGACTACCGGCGCGCCGTCGATGGCGACAGTCATCGTCTGTTCGATGACGTCGATGGCGGTGATGCGGCCGATGTCCCCATTATAAACGCTTTTATCATAATTGTTCACCGTTTGCATCACCTTGTCACCGACGCGAAACGTCCGGCCGCTGATGCGCCGCTCGATCTTGCGCCCACCGGGCGGGTTGAGCGCCTCCTGCAATAGCCCGTTCAGGCGCGTGACGCCGGCCAGCCCGTTGTACATCGGGGCCAGCACCTGGATGTCGTCGAACGGATCCAGGCCGAACTTGGTCGGGGCGCGCTTGGCGACGATGTCGACCAGCAGGTCGGCCGTCTCGCCGGGGTCTTCCTTGATGAAGATGTAGAAGTCGCTCGGCAAAGAGTCCGCCCCATCGGCCGTCGTCTCCGGCATCAGGCCGCGATTGATGCGGTGGGCGTTGCGGATGATGAGCGAGTCGGCCGCCTGGCGGAAGATCGTCTCCAGCCGCACCACGGCGGCCACGCCCGACTCGATCAGGTCGCGCAGCACGTCACCCGCGCCGACGGACGGCAACTGATCCACGTCGCCCACCAGCAGCAGGTGGCTGTCGGAACCGATGGCCCGCAGCAGGTTATAGGCCAGCACCAGATCGAGCATCGACGACTCATCGATGACGATCAGATCGGCGTCGATGGGGTGGTTTTCGTTGCGGCCGAAGCCCTCGCCCGGCTTGAACTCCAGCAGGCGGTGGATGGTGCGGGCCTCGCGCCCGGTGGCCTCGGTCATGCGTTTGGCCGCGCGGCCGGTGGGCGAGGCCAGGGCGTAGGTATGGCCGGTGGCGTCCAGCAGGTTGAGCAGGTTGTTAAGCGTCGTCGTCTTGCCCGTGCCCGGCCCGCCGGTCAGGATAGTCAGCTTGTGGCTGACGGCGGCGTTGACGGCCTGCTCCTGCTGGGGGGTCAGCGGGTTCGTGGCGACCCGGCCGCCCGCGCCCTTGTCGAGCAAAGGGGCCTGGACAAAGCCGCCCCTCAATCCACTGAGGCGGCTCGTCGGATGCTCCACCAGCCGCTTCACCTGCCGCGTCAGCCCCGTCTCGGAGTGGTAGAGGGCCGGCAGATACACCGCCCGCTCCTCGCGCATAACGGCGTCCCCGCCATTCGTTGATTTTCCGGCCGTGGTCTGCCGTCTGTCGTCCGCGGTCTGATACACAATCGTCTCCCGCCGCACCAATTCGCTGTTCTCCAGCGATTCCAGCACGGCCGTCACCCGTTCGGCCGGCAGTTGCAGAATTTCGGCCGCTTCCGGCTCCAGTTCGTCCTGCGGCGCGTAGACGTGGCCGTCGTCGGCCATCTTGCTCAGGGTGTAGTGGATGCCGGCCTCGATGCGCGCCGGGTCGTCGGGCGAGAGCCCCAGGGCCTGGGCGATCTTGTCGGCCGTCTTGAAGCCGATGCCGTGGATGTCCTGCACCAGCCGGTAGGGCGTGGCCTGGACGACGGCCAGCGACGCGTCGCCGTATTGCTTGTAGATCTTGACTGCCAAATGGGTGGAGATGCCGTGACCTTGCAGGAAAATCATCACGTCCTTGATGGCCCGCTGCTCGGCCCAGGCTTTGATGACGTTATCGACCCGCTTGCGGCCGATGCCCAGCACCTCGCCCAGCCGTTGCGGATTCTCATCGATGATGGTCAGCGTGTCGGCCCCGAAGCGGTTGACGATGCGCTCGGCCATCACCTTGCCCACGCCGCGCACCATGCCCGAACCGAGATAGCGCTTGATGCCCTCGACCGAGGCCGGCACGGATTGCTCGCACTGTTCCACCTGGAACTGGCGGCCGTGTTTGGGGTGCATCAGCCATTGCCCGGTCAGCTTCAGCCATTCGCCGGGGTTCACTTCGGGCAGATTGCCGACGACGGTCAGCAGTTGCTCGCCGTAAGCGTAGGGCAGCATCCCGCGCGTGTCGGGCCGCAGCCGCAACACGGTGTAGCCGCTCTCCTCGTTATAGTACGTGACGCGCTCGATGGAGCCGCTCACTTCCGCGCGATCGCCCATGTAGTTATTTTACCAGCAAAGTGAGGGGTTGACCGCCGCGCAGGGGAGCAGGGGGGCAGGGGGGCAGGGGGCAGGGGAGAATTATCGCCTGGGCGCAACAGGTAGCGGGTGGCGGGTAGCGGGTAGCGGGTAGCAAGTCTCCCTCAGCACTCGCCACCCGCCACTCGCCACTCGCCACCCGCCACTCCTTGCGTCTTGGCGTCTTTGCGTTAAATTCTGATGGCAGTAGGGGGTCATCTCATGTTTTCAGCACTTTCGATTCCATCCCAACGGTATTGGCTTT is drawn from Candidatus Promineifilum breve and contains these coding sequences:
- a CDS encoding IMPACT family protein gives rise to the protein MARIIPAAVARVETRAGNSRFIATIGPVFSVEEAKAMIGRVKAEFADASHNVPVYLIGHGQTTIAHCHDDGEPSGTAGRPALAVVQGSGLGDVGLVITRYFGGTKLGTGGLVRAYGDAARAALIAVPRAEKVATVTAMAEVAYPLLERARLLIEAHGGLTLEEAFAAEITLIARFRREAYPAFADALRELSHGATEAIIVETDEATIMPLK
- a CDS encoding ABC transporter permease — translated: MSSESRSRAGGETPTYIYNADHRLSNWRDKLTELYQYRNLLRNLVVRDLKARYKNSVLGILWSILNPLFLMGVFTIIFSVLANNQIRDYPIFVLTGLIPWNFFSGALVSGTTSVTGNSGLVKKVYFPRELLPVAAVLSNLVNFFFAFIVLIIFLYVFGIGLSVYALWIPVILITQLIFTIGLSLLLSSLTVFYRDVLMILEVVILAWFFLTPVFYSLEIFGESVTMLGLTFNPAQVMRWVNPMASIIDGYRTVLWGTYASGGPVTMYPIYLLRTFVTAVIMLIVGYAVFLRLNPLFGEKL
- a CDS encoding PP2C family protein-serine/threonine phosphatase encodes the protein MEVQFAVAKISKWAVRESGDTLEMIERPHGGMSMVLVDGQTSGRNAKAISNVVARKAIQLLGEGVRDGAAARAAHDYLYTFRGGKVSATLNILSVDTRTRTIVISRNNETPVLVRTEADGFYQLDAESRAVGVHRNTKPVIAEVPIAVGTVIVAFTDGLRHAGSLSGKGRSYDPCAAFQAMVSSGRCGAAEICDRLLAEAMVMDDGRPRDDISVIAISVLDSVYGDEVRRQSGRLTLE
- the recD2 gene encoding SF1B family DNA helicase RecD2, whose protein sequence is MGDRAEVSGSIERVTYYNEESGYTVLRLRPDTRGMLPYAYGEQLLTVVGNLPEVNPGEWLKLTGQWLMHPKHGRQFQVEQCEQSVPASVEGIKRYLGSGMVRGVGKVMAERIVNRFGADTLTIIDENPQRLGEVLGIGRKRVDNVIKAWAEQRAIKDVMIFLQGHGISTHLAVKIYKQYGDASLAVVQATPYRLVQDIHGIGFKTADKIAQALGLSPDDPARIEAGIHYTLSKMADDGHVYAPQDELEPEAAEILQLPAERVTAVLESLENSELVRRETIVYQTADDRRQTTAGKSTNGGDAVMREERAVYLPALYHSETGLTRQVKRLVEHPTSRLSGLRGGFVQAPLLDKGAGGRVATNPLTPQQEQAVNAAVSHKLTILTGGPGTGKTTTLNNLLNLLDATGHTYALASPTGRAAKRMTEATGREARTIHRLLEFKPGEGFGRNENHPIDADLIVIDESSMLDLVLAYNLLRAIGSDSHLLLVGDVDQLPSVGAGDVLRDLIESGVAAVVRLETIFRQAADSLIIRNAHRINRGLMPETTADGADSLPSDFYIFIKEDPGETADLLVDIVAKRAPTKFGLDPFDDIQVLAPMYNGLAGVTRLNGLLQEALNPPGGRKIERRISGRTFRVGDKVMQTVNNYDKSVYNGDIGRITAIDVIEQTMTVAIDGAPVVYSFLEVDELIHAYAVSVHKSQGSEYPCVVIPVVVQHYLMLQRNLLYTAITRARKLVILVGTRRAIQIAVRTNPVVERHTALDWRLKK